In the Helianthus annuus cultivar XRQ/B chromosome 11, HanXRQr2.0-SUNRISE, whole genome shotgun sequence genome, one interval contains:
- the LOC110888123 gene encoding uncharacterized protein LOC110888123, with protein sequence MANTRQQEMEKQWKDSQLAIGKMEIIVQDLQANSQLISENMQTVATGTEENKVAVVQIQLQIQSIIDKLTAIESNRGLVVNGGGQEARLARLGKLDFPKFNGEDVEGWVYKCNHFFEVDHTPENLKMRYAVVNLEGKALQWHQGYLKSNNLTIDTITWDEYRRSAIARFSMDLLEDPIEELKNLHQTGSLQDYCDSFDALLNKVSIPQDHAVSLFVGGLKMEIRCLVKAFKPKDLREAYAISKQQENLHHVLFGNLHNKRFASSSSNVPYKSFNPQLKPPSAMNANALPLLPSPKPGNQLPAKTTRRLTTKEMAEKREKGECFWCNEKFTPSHNCRNKQLFNLELTDDLEEEEMVEEEECIEDNPHISLHAITGIPSFSTMKITGSRGTRKLLILTDSGSTHNFIDIKLITKLKCKLQKVKPMKVTVANGNQLECGLKCKDFKWMMQGVWFVADVLVLPLENYDMVLGVQWLATLGDIVWNFTDLTMKFKVDEKEYVLKGTENNKVKVCSSDRMATMLNSLTGVVQSQVFALQLSQMEGQPSFGSNVSETVGDENLQAVIREYDDVFQIPKSLPPQRSCDHQITLVNEGKPINLRSYRYQALQKDVIEKMTQELLDSGVIRSSKSSFAAPVVLVKKKDGTWRMCVDYRQLNEATIKNRFPIPLIDELLEELGGATVFSKLDLRSGYHQVRMFEPDIHKTAFRTHQGLFEFLVMPFGLTNAPATFQALMNQTFKDFFEEICVGFLR encoded by the coding sequence ATGGCGAATACTCGACAACAGGAAATGGAGAAACAGTGGAAAGATAGTCAGTTGGCGATTGGAAAAATGGAGATTATTGTGCAAGATCTTCAAGCAAATTCTCAATTGATCAGCGAGAATATGCAGACTGTGGCTACAGGTACGGAAGAAAATAAGGTAGCAGTGGTACAAATTCAGTTGCAAATCCAGTCAATAATAGACAAATTGACTGCAATAGAGAGCAATAGAGGTTTGGTTGTTAATGGTGGAGGCCAAGAAGCAAGATTAGCAAGGTTGGGTAAGCTGGATTTCCCTAAGTTTAATGGGGAAGATGTTGAAGGTTGGGTTTACAAATGCAATCATTTCTTCGAAGTGGATCATACACCTGAGAATTTGAAGATGAGGTATGCGGTGGTGAATCTTGAAGGGAAGGCCTTACAATGGCACCAAGGTTACTTGAAGAGTAACAATTTAACAATTGACACAATCACTTGGGATGAGTATAGAAGATCAGCAATTGCTAGGTTTTCGATGGATCTTTTGGAAGATCCTATAGAGGAATTGAAGAATCTGCATCAAACGGGCAGCCTTCAAGATTACTGTGACTCCTTTGATGCATTACTAAACAAGGTATCAATACCTCAAGATCATGCTGTGAGTCTATTTGTGGGAGGGCTGAAGATGGAAATCAGGTGTTTGGTCAAAGCTTTTAAGCCAAAAGACTTGAGGGAAGCATATGCTATTTCTAAACAGCAAGAAAATTTACACCATGTTCTGTTTGGGAATCTGCATAACAAACGATTTGCTTCTAGCAGTTCAAATGTCCCATACAAATCTTTTAATCCACAACTTAAACCACCTTCTGCAATGAATGCCAATGCATTACCATTGCTTCCTAGTCCAAAGCCTGGAAATCAATTGCCAGCCAAAACAACTAGAAGATTGACTACCAAAGAGATGGCAGAAAAGAGAGAAAAGGGTGAATGTTTTTGGTGTAATGAAAAATTCACACCAAGCCACAATTGCAGAAACAAACAATTGTTCAATTTGGAGTTGACTGATGATTTGGAAGAAGAAGAAATGGTTGAGGAAGAAGAATGTATTGAAGACAATCCTCATATTTCTTTGCATGCCATTACAGGTATTCCCTCATTTTCAACAATGAAAATAACTGGATCTAGGGGTACCAGGAAGTTATTGATCTTAACAGACTCGGGGTCAACTCATAACTTCATTGACATTAAGTTGATAACCAAGTTAAAGTGCAAGTTACAAAAAGTTAAGCCTATGAAAGTGACTGTAGCTAATGGTAATCAATTAGAATGTGGGCTGAAATGTAAAGATTTTAAATGGATGATGCAAGGGGTATGGTTTGTAGCTGATGTCTTAGTACTGCCCTTAGAAAATTATGATATGGTGCTGGGAGTTCAGTGGTTGGCAACCTTGGGAGATATAGTTTGGAACTTCACTGATCTTACCATGAAGTTTAAGGTTGATGAGAAGGAATATGTGTTAAAAGGGACTGAAAATAACAAAGTGAAGGTGTGTTCAAGTGATAGAATGGCTACTATGTTGAACAGCCTAACAGGGGTAGTACAGTCACAAGTCTTTGCATTACAACTATCTCAAATGGAAGGCCAACCATCATTTGGATCCAATGTGTCTGAGACAGTGGGTGATGAGAACTTACAAGCTGTCATAAGGGAGTATGATGATGTTTTTCAAATACCAAAGTCTTTACCACCTCAAAGATCATGTGACCATCAGATTACACTGGTCAATGAAGGAAAACCAATCAACCTGAGATCTTATCGATATCAAGCTTTGCAAAAGGATGTAATAGAGAAGATGACACAGGAATTGCTGGACAGTGGGGTGATAAGGAGCAGCAAGAGTTCATTTGCAGCACCTGTGGTCTtagttaagaagaaggatggtacatGGAGGATGTGTGTAGATTACAGGCAGTTAAATGAGGCCACCATAAAGAACAGGTTTCCTATCCCATTAATTGATGAATTGTTAGAGGAGTTAGGGGGGGCAACAGTCTTTTCAAAGCTGGATTTGAGATCTGGCTATCATCAGGTCCGAATGTTTGAGCCTGATATTCATAAGACAGCTTTTCGAACTCATCAAGGCCTGTTCGAATTTTTGGTTATGCCCTTCGGGCTAACCAATGCTCCAGCTACCTTCCAGGCATTAATGAACcagacttttaaagatttttttgaGGAAATTTGTGTTGGTTTTCTTCGATGA